A single genomic interval of Eleutherodactylus coqui strain aEleCoq1 chromosome 3, aEleCoq1.hap1, whole genome shotgun sequence harbors:
- the LOC136620614 gene encoding uncharacterized protein — MYEHCVYKIILILLTVAVYIVMVAFNAGAGSGLMKDVFLQTVGNISSKYRTDFTPSGWTFMIWNVIYAWQFLWLGYVLSGIFRRSELGWMYLKPNVFPTSFYIVWILNNILNIGWLLLWDREFLIPALVFLSVIAFTNYIVLFISHRALYLYEEWLYRQRRKDLWLIRIFAQNGIAVYATWTTIASLLNFSVVLTYNGNIPNDTSTTVCLSILAFEVVLWFCLENFVFDKYVRYTLTVYPVIIVALSGALDKHFTAAAPDRNNIYIAVLLSVACALFVVRLVLVIWRHFKQPIYTRASNKTTLPLE, encoded by the exons ATGTACGAACATTGCGTTTATAAGATCATCCTGATACTCCTCACAGTTGCTGTCTACATTGTGATGGTGGCGTTTAATGCTGGAGCTGGCTCTGGATTAATGAAGG ATGTATTCTTACAGACAGTGGGAAATATCTCCAGTAAATACAGAACTGATTTCACACCATCTGGATGGACCTTTATGATATGGAATGTGATCTATGCTTGGCAGTTTCTATGGCTCGGCTATGTCCTTTCTGGAATTTTCAGAAG GAGTGAGCTTGGTTGGATGTATTTGAAACCAAATGTCTTTCCGACTTCCTTCTACATTGTATGGATTTTGAATAATATCCTGAATATAGGATGGCTCTTGTTGTGGGACCGGGA ATTTTTGATCCCTGCCTTGGTGTTTTTGAGTGTCATTGCTTTTACAAACTACATAGTGCTCTTTATTTCCCACCGAGCGCTATACCTTTATGAAGAATGGTTATACAGACAAAGACGAAAAGACTTATGGCTTATCCGCATCTTT GCTCAGAATGGAATAGCTGTGTACGCAACTTGGACCACTATAGCATCTCTACTAAACTTTTCAGTGGTTCTGACATACAATGGTAACATTCCCAATGACACCTCCACTACAGTGTGCCTATCCATCCTCGCTTTTGAAGTGGTTTTATG gtTTTGTTTGGAAAACTTTGTATTTGACAAGTATGTCCGATATACACTGACTGTGTATCCTGTGATCATTGTGGCCTTATCCGGAGCGTTGGACAAACATTTCACTGCAGCTGCCCCTGATAGGAATAATATTTATATAG CGGTGTTGCTGTCAGTGGCTTGTGCCCTATTTGTTGTACGTCTTGTTTTGGTCATATGGAGACACTTTAAGCAGCCAATTTATACAAGAGCATCAAACAAGACAACGCTTCCTTTGGAATAA